CGATAAAATTAGCAGACGCATTAAAATGTAAATGCTATGGCATAGACGCCATCCCTGAATTTATTGCGGCAGCGAAAGAAAAAGCAAAAGAATATGGCGTGGACACGTTATGCCGGTTTGAAGTCGGTGACGTTCGTAAGAAAATAGAAGAATTGGATACATTCGATATTTTTATTTTTGGCGCTACCGGCCCTATTTTCGACGACTATTACACAGCGCTGACAGCACTCTCGAAACACCTGACCGACGAAGGAATAATCGTTATTGAAGAAGCATACATTGACGATCTGAGCACATTCCAACACCCGCCATTAGTAACCCGTAAGCAGTTATTAGAGCAATTCGGACAGGCAGGAATGGAATTGATCGATGAAACCGTGGGTAAACACAGCGAATTTGCAGACAGTGTTAAAGATATGGAAAACATAGTGAAAAGATGCAATGAACTGAAAGTAAAATATCCCGAAAGATCT
The nucleotide sequence above comes from Bacteroidales bacterium. Encoded proteins:
- a CDS encoding class I SAM-dependent methyltransferase; the encoded protein is MKSLEESVAAAMDAQQDTAIVPFLPYIFQDWWELGTPSEIVLKIIQNHYTTYSNLQVLDLGCGKGAVSIKLADALKCKCYGIDAIPEFIAAAKEKAKEYGVDTLCRFEVGDVRKKIEELDTFDIFIFGATGPIFDDYYTALTALSKHLTDEGIIVIEEAYIDDLSTFQHPPLVTRKQLLEQFGQAGMELIDETVGKHSEFADSVKDMENIVKRCNELKVKYPERSSLFENYIQNQASEYDVLENKVGGSIMILKKVKI